A segment of the Salvelinus sp. IW2-2015 linkage group LG6.2, ASM291031v2, whole genome shotgun sequence genome:
cacMATTGAATGAAGCTGCCAATTAATGGACACTAACCTTGTTTTGAATGAAGTCCACGTACTCCAGAGCCTCCTTGAACTTTGTTGTGGCCTCGCTGTATTTCTGTTCTGTAAGCAGGAAGTTACCCTCCTTTTCCAGGAACATGATGTGTCGTAACTTCTGCTGCCAGTCCATCCCCTCTATCACAGACAGAGCACTCTGATTGGTCTCTGGCTGGGTTTCCGGGGTGCTCTCTGTCCTCTTATTGGCTGTTTCATCCTTCATTGTAGCCTGATTGGCAGTTCTATCCTTCACTTTAGCCTTATCCTTCACTGTAACAGTAATGGTTGTTCCATCCTTCTCTATAGCCTTTTTCCACCCTGTCTCATTCTGCTTGTCATCCTTGACATCTTTCACTTCCTCTTTGGAAGAGGCTGAGTTATCTTTGCTTTTCTCCTTATCTTTCACCTTGGTCACTGTGCTCTCACCATCCTTCTCTTTCTTGCCCTCTACATCTTccttctcctcatcttcctctttcttcccctctatctcctcttGCTCCAGGCAGTTCCAgaatttctccttctcctcccagtaTTTCTCCTTCAGTCTATCAGCGAGGAACCTCAGCTCTTTGTGCACCAGAGGGGCCAGAGTGATGTCCAGGTTGGCCACCATGTTGAAGTCTCTCTTGGCCTCCTTCTCGTTCCACACTGCAGCATGGGCCTTGGCCCTCTTGTAGTACGCCTTGACACAGtctgtaggagagagggagggaggtggaaagggtggagaaacagagacacagagagagcgataTTCATCAATATTCACTACCATCTCTGACACTAACCGATACACAGTAGCTAAGATTCACAGTTTTACTCATCTAGGGCTGTGCATGCTTGAAAATGACACATCTCCAATCACTGTATTTTCTTATCAGCGGAGAACACGGCATAGAGAGAAAAGATACCCGCTtagggtgtgtgagtgagtgagtgagtgtgtgagtcagtgaatgagtgagtgagtgagtgagtgagtgagtgagtgagtgagtgagtgagtgagtgagtgagtgagtgagtgagtgagKGAGTGTAAGAGAAAGAATAACATTTCAATAAAAAACGAGAGGCCCCCTgtctcagaacacacacaccacctaatcCTGTTTCTCTGAGGAGCGGAGATGAGTGGGCTGCAGTGACTGCTTTCGATCCCCATTGAtggctttcctctcctcctctcatttcctctccattTCATCCCCACTCCCCTCAAAATCTTTCATTCTGCCAACATTTAAATTGATTTCTTCATAGCCTCTGGGAATAACCGAGCCGGTGCGCCACGGAGAACCTTCACCGACTCAGAGTCCCTCTCAGAAAGAAGATGTCTCCCAGGTGGAAGGAAGGAGGGACGGAGGAGATGCTAATGAAAGGTTGAATGCAAGGTTGGAAGTGATAGAGACGACAAGATAACAATGACAAGAGTAAAGAGGCtcgggagagagtgagaaggggaaaaggaggggagaagagagtgtAGAATAGGAGAGGGTGACGAGGGGTGgcgtggtctaaggcactgcatctcagtgcaagaggtgtcactgcagtccctggttcaaatcaagGCTAAATCACATCCggacgtaattgggagtcccttagggcagcgcacaattggcccagcatcatccgggtttggccggggtaggccgtcattgtaaataacaatgtgttcttaactgacttgcctagttaaataaaggttaaatataataaataaaaataaagcgaagaggagagaaggaccgacaggagagcagaggaaaggaCAGTGAGGAGATGAGATGCTCTCATCGAATGAGATGAGAggaagtcagtctctctctcgctcatataAGGCAGCCATCGCTATAAGTTAAGGCAGAGGAAAAGAACAGCGAGTGAAGACCAAAAACAGCCTATGGACWGTGTCTCAGGGTTCAGTCATAGGGCACTGAGCTACGTACATGTCAGAATGGGGACTCCTTGAGGATTGGGGAGACACACATAGAAGGCAGCACAGCGCTAATCCCTGCATCAAGCAGAAACGTATGTCAACTGCAGTGCACACCAAATCAGACTACAGGACAGGAAGTGACGGTGTCAGTAATGTTGCTGAAGAAACAGCTGGCTTGTACACGCAAAAAGGGCTATACAAATAATATAGGCAGTAAACGTAAAAAGACAGACAAGTATTATTCTACATTTTTTGGAACAATCATCACTGTTGTCTATCATGCTCCAACTCCAACTAATGACTCCCATTAAAAAAAAKATTTGCTCAATACGTCATTTTTGGATACAAAACCCGGGATTgcatgattgtttgtttgtatttgtgcctgcatgtgtgtgtgtgttacctttgtGTTTGTGTATCAGGTCACTGGTATGCTCCAGAACCTCATAGTACTCCTCCAGCTCCAACATGCACTGGCAGTAGTTCAACACTAGGGGAGTGATGAGCCTGTCCACAGCTATGTAGTCCTCATCACCTGGCATCTCCTACAGGTGGGAAATGAGTGTCTGTGACCCGTTTCTTTATCATGTTGAcaatatccctccctccctcctcatgtTGTATGTCATGgatgctctccctcctcctctcttcacttCCTTCCCATCACATCCCCCTTCGCTCCCTACACTTATCTTTTCCAATCCCTCCCTCCATGCCCCTTCCTTTCACTAGTCATAACCTTCTCTCCtgttattttctctccctccatcccgaACCGTTTCCTTACTCGTCTCCTtattcccttccctccctcctctcaccttgGACAGTACAATCCGGAGTAGCACCACAGCTTCCTGGTACTTCTTGGCAGCCTCTCTGAAGTGCCCCTGTCTGACTAGCGCATTGCCCTGCAGGTGGAGCGAGGGCACTTCCTTCATCTTCTCATCCTTGTCCATTATCCACGACTCCCGCTTGTACGAGAAGGGGTCTCCCACCTGGGGAGATCAGGGGCGACAGGCAGAACAAATGTAGAAAAGTAATCCAGGGTCTGGTTCATTCAGACACACGGTAACAAAATCTTCTGCAACGGAAATTGGACAAGACCtgttagtccctccctgttttcttctgtttggtgccaacTGAACACAACCCACCTCCACTTGGCTGAGGATTGAATGTGTTGCCTTTAACTCCGCTAGTCCCCCTGGTGATTAGCGGCTGGTTACATAAACCGTTTTGTTTGTGAATTGAGTGGTTGAGGTAGGATGAGCTGTTGTTtgttggagacagagagagagaaggctgtgTTTGGAGTCGGCTTGTAATGTAACGGGTGGAAATGAttgtctggaggtttgtttgTGGGCGCCGAGATGTGTTTGTTWGGACAGATGTGTGAGAGTGACAGAGGTGTGTTGCTGTTCACATTGGGAGATGTTTTCATAAACTAAGGGGTGTGTACTTCTAATGGTGTAGGTGTATAACCACTGGTGCATGTGTATTCCCTCTGTGCCAACTtaacatgtgtgttgtgtgtaacacatttaacccctctcctcttcctgcaaCTCCTCCCCAGGTCCTTAATGTAAATGTCACTGTCAACTTACCAGGTCAATGAAGGGTTAATAACTAAAATGATGACGGTAGTGTAACAGCTTGTTACCTGAATTAGCTCCATGATGAAGATCAGTGCCTGAGGTGTCCTCATCAGTTCATCCAGCTCAGGCCAGCCAGTAGTGTTGTAGTGGAACATGTTCCCCATGCCACACGTGTGCCTCTGGCCCTCTAGGGGGTCCTTGCCCTGGGCAATCAGCCTCATCCCCTTGGACACGATAGGGTACAAGCCTGTGTGCTGAGATGGGAAAAGACACCGCTATGACTCAAATAGAGTCAGAGAGACAAACCAACGTggcctcagagcatttcatattattctgtatgtaaatccgagacaccatcttgtatgatatgttaggaaTTGCAAttagtacaatatgttacgaattgcaattagtacaatatgttacgaatttgcaaaacggaTGATATGTCACGAATTCCAATTTGCTCTAATTATTAGAATcgggtgtgctagattagggttggagcaaaacCTACAGGACGGCAGCTTTATAGGAACAGGGTTGAGGAGCCCTGCtctaagggttaggttaggggaagGCTTagttaaaagggttaaggttagaggaaGGGTTCGTTAAAAGGGTTTAacgttaggggaagggttagctaacatgctaggtAGTTTCAACGTTGCTAAAACGctgaagttgtctgtgatgattcaaacacacaaccttcgGCTTGCTAAATGTtcgcgttatacgcccacccctccaacccgaccaaccacccttctTTCGTTTTTGCTTTAGGTAACCTTCTATCAgacgtaaccataccaaacgtaacatacagTATCRtactaatttgagtgtcccggatttacgtttattatgttatgtctagtctatgagactaggcggcgcaaacacacacacacatWAACAACAACTCCGTTGTGACACAAATGCAGTCCAtttgagaaacaaacacacacaatatYGATCTGACTAAAATAGACTCCGAGGTACTTTTTCACCTCACCCCTGCTGGTTGCTGAACTAGCGGCCCTAAACTAACGAATCACAAGCACCATTTGACTTGCAAATCTTTGCTACTCTTTGCTTTTCCCAGAAGGAGAAATAGAGAAATTGTTGCAGACAAAAAGATTTCTCTGTTTTAGTTTTTAATTGTGTACGTAGGAGGCCAACAGAGGTAGGTTAATCTGCAGAAGTATGAGGAGAGCAAAGCTTCCTCCGCCACCCCAGTGAACACTAATTACCAGACAATTTGGGGTCCCTAGATCTCCTGACTCTCGCCTCTGTTTCGCATCGGGAGGTgaagatgtctgtgtgtgtctattcgtgtgtgtgtgtgtttaattggtCCCTGGACTCACAACGGCATCGCACCAGAACTCGGCCACCTCTCCGATCCTCATGGAGGTCAGCAGTGTCTCCCACACCTCCATCTTGAACATCTtccccacaaagatctccattGGCACTTTGGCTTTGGCTTTACGACTGTCGTCAATCACCGTGCGCTCAAAGTTGTCCAACAGCGTCTGGAAGTGGAACACCAGcttggatggagaggagggaagggataTAGAAAGAGTGGGGATTAACTGTGGTCATATGTTCCAGAGCTTTCcattgtcaacacacacacacacacgtatgcacttGCACCTACACATACATAGTGccatttggagtgtgtgtgtgtgtgttggggggtgtctggactctggctgaccctctgctccactctgtgtgtgtttggtatgcTATGGCCCTAACCTTCTTTTGCTCTCGTTAACTGGAGTCTTTTGTTTGAGGCTTGCGACAGAATGGGAGCAACACAGAACACAGCTGTTGAATGGGCCAGATATTCATGTCATTGCTCAGGAAAATGTTAGTCATCGTTGGACTCCAAGCCTGGGGACTTATGGCTGGACATGAtcaggtgatgtgtgtgtgtgtgtgtgtgtgtgtgtgtgtgtgtgtgtgtgtgtgtgtgtgtggttaggagACGTCATCAGCACCACAAAGCCTATGCATGAACACACTGATCCGTGACTGTTCAATCCCCACAGATGGCAATACGCCGTGTAGCAATTGTGTTGACCCAATGTTCGCGGTGTGTTACACCCAGATACAGAATATTTTACTCCCTCGCATGAATTATTCTAATCGAGGTGGGCAGAGATAATCTAAAAATGTACATCGCCCTGTAAAGTATTAATTGCTACACAACGCTAATTATACATTGCATAATTTCCTCCACACATTAAACCCTAGGCATATCTAGAGTTCAGCGGTTTCTGAAATGGcaacctgttccctatataggagACTACTTTTGAACCACAACCCTacacaggccctggtcaaaagtattgcccTATATAAGAAATAGGAtgcaatcacagacacacacggtcATGTCTGAGGGTGATATGTCTTACCTTGGTCCCCGGTGGAAAGTGGGGCATTGGGCCATTCCCTCCGGCCAGAATCTTCTTCTTGACCCCTGGGTAGTTCAGCAGGTACGTCTCCTCCATTTTAGCTACCAAACTTCCTTTTCTCTAAACTTTGGGTAggtaaaaaggtgtgttttaaacCCTGGGGCTACACTRCAGGCTATGGGGAATAAGCAGCAGTGTGTGTCTTTagactctctctcctgctctccctaaTTAGTCTAGTGAGGAGGGAGTGTGTTAGCGTCCTGAGGCAGCCCGGTGCAGTCCTCCTGCTCTCTGACAGATGGCTAGATTACCAGGGTTTGAAGATGGCCACTTTAATCTGGGCATGCTAATCCCTCCCCTGCCCCCCAAAATCCTCAGAATAATCCCCTGTAAGAAGTTGAAGAGGTGGGTGACCAGAGGAACATGTGAGGGCGAAGCAGAGAGAGATCACTGTGTTAGAAAATCTTTCTAGAAGGTAGGAAGGTAATCCTCGAGGACGTGGGAGACCATTGTCTACTCAACAGGGGTTGATGACTAACTACTCTGCCTCTGTAATTGGTATGGTCAGACTCAGTGGTTTCCATTGCTAGGTCAAATGAGGTGAGACAGTGTTGATCTGTAACTAGGAAATGTCAAACACAAACGATTCAATGGCTTAACAAAGAGTTTATTTACAGAGATCTACCAACCTATTAAATAAAATAGGAAGAATACAAAAACAGGAAACACTGAATCCTCCAACGAGTCCATGATGTCTGGAGGCAAAAGGGAAAATATATAATGGAATGAAACAGTATGTAAAGGAGGGCTCTTTCAGTGGTGGCAGATGCTTCTTCTCTATTCCCCAGTCGGTCTCACAGCACCCATTTGACACTTGGCTGCCCCCTGGTGGTCACTTGGGTCACTTCTCGATCAGTGAGTCCAGCTGCTCCTGAAGCGAGGCCAGCTGTTGGAGCAGAGATTGGGAGGGTTGATTGATGCCTAATGCCCGGGTGTAATTAGTAGGCTAAGTGGATAATGATTAACACGTCTTCCAACATTATTCCTTTTCCATTCATTTGTCAATACAAACAGCAAAACAAGCTGATGTGAAGACAGAGACACAACTTGAATACAGATCCTTGGATTGGTGTTAAGAGTTCTTGACAATTCCAATTAAGATCGATTTAGATTGAGTCAAAGAATTGACttagaaataaagaaaaccctcGCCATTGGATGTGTAAGGGTGTTCAGTTGCTAGATGAAGACAATGGCAGTTCAATAAAGTGCTTCTTattaaaaaaaacgtgttttgGTGTGCTTGTTTGTCTATTCAATTCAAGCATCTTAATTGCACTGTAATGTAGCGACAGTATACTTTCCCGTTTGCATTCCTTTATAGAAAATTCTGCTTAATACCAAATGAAATGATCAATCATAACCAACAACAGCATATGAACTGATGTGGTTTTAAATGCACCTTCACGTCTTGCCCAGCCAACCTTAcctgctccatctctcctcctgatGAATGATTTAATTGAGCAGAGCCTGATAGCGGTTCTGCTAAATAAGAGCAGAGTTTAGTCTGTCTCAGCATTAGACAGTTCCCTTAGCTTGTTTTGATGTTTGAAATTGGAGCCTGCCGTTGTGCCGTTGCTCGTAGTGAGCGTATCTTTCACCTGACAGAAAGGCCATTTGGAATGCCAGTCAGATGCCCGTGACCTTTTCCTGTGGCTGGGATAATAATGGTGAAAGATAGAGAACTCAGCCAGGCGAGGCCAGCCGAGCAGAGAGCTGAAAAGTCTTGGTAAAACAAGCCGAGGCTGCCCGTGTCTCACACGTTTTAAATCTGCCCCGAAGAGCTGTTGGCGGAACTAtgaatttttatgtttttttcccccgtgAGGAACGCACAAAGGGCTGATGGCAGAAATGTAATATTTATGCCttctaaaaaaaaattacatcttCAAGTTGCCCTGCGGTCGGAGTTTGGGAAGTTTGACACGCAGTAGTTTAGAGTGGttatattccacaaaaatacttCTCCCTCCAAGgttgcatcagtgtgtgtgtgtatatatatatatatatatatatatatatatatgtgtgtatgtgtgtgcgcgcgtttgAGTGAAAGAGTACAAGACTTATTTTTGAAGGCCTATATGAAATCAGTCTGTGGTCATCTCACTCTGctataaatgactcaaatgtcatgTAAAAGTTGTGTCCATAGCTCACTTTCAGCACCTGGTTCTCCACCTTCATGATGAGGTCCTCCTGTTGTTTCTTGYGGGCGCCCGTCTCCTTCAGCTTGGCCTTCACACCGTCTACCTGCACCTGGTACTCCATCACTACAGGAGGAGGMACAGAAGAACCATTTACAGCGCCGGGTTTCCTCAAAACACACAGGTTTCTCAATAGCTTAATGGAACCGAGTGTATTTCTCATCTTCACTCCTAAAATCTACATTGAGTGAAAGCAATAAGCTGGACATGTGTCATTTTGATCCTCTTTAAGATGCGCATGAAGCAGGGAAAGGAAACATTAAAAGGTGACAACTTGTATGGAGATTCAACCCACTGACTtccacacacagcagcaccaAGACACGGCCATTTGCTACACGCCAACTGAAATTGAATAAACCGACAAGGGCCTCTGATTTGCACAAATCAGAACACACAAAGGACATGCTTCCTTCTTCCATCAAAAACTGTGGCAATCAGGTAGTTTGCCTCCAGGAATCAGCAGTatgaacaataacaaagcatagcccccgcccctgtttcggtgaaaagctgagggatagggctggagaaatgtagccaCGCTCTAACTCatggagctatggatgcaaggactgaccatccatgttaTCAACATGAACATGTTTTGGGGCTACATAGTGTTTGgtcacatttactttgtttacaaacattggagtaaaacaagcttatattttgggttccagtggggtatgacagttgaactaagctcgttTATCagtgatattcttcaagaatacagcgccttcagaaagtattcagaccgcttacatttttttacattttgttatgttacagccttatactaaaattgattaaatcgtcattgttgccacccccccccccccaatctacacacaataccccataatgacaaagctaaaatatatgttttttgaaattgttgctaatGTAagtatcacatttaaataagtattcagaccctttactcNNNNNNNNNNNNNNNNNNNNNNNNNNNNNNNNNNNNNNNNNNNNNNNNNNNNNNNACAAagctaaaatatatgttttttgaaattgttgctaatGTAagtatcacatttaaataagtattcagaccctttactcagtactttgttgaagcacctttggcagcaattacagccttaacttcttgggtatgacgctacaagcttggcacatctgtatttggggagtttctcccattcttctctgcagatcctctcaagctctgtcaggttggatggggagcgttgctacacagccattttcaggtctctccagagatgtttgatcgggttcaagtccgggctctagctgagccactcaaggacattcagagacttgtcccgaagccactcctgcgttgtcttggctgtgtgcttagggtcgttgtcctgttggaaggtgaaccttcggcccagtctgaggtcctgagcaggttctctgtacttttctccgttcatctttgcctcgatcctgactagtctcccagtccctgtcgctgaaaaacatccccacagcatgatgctgccaccaccatacttcacgtagggatggtgccaggtttcctccagatgtggagcctggcattcaggccaaagagttcaatcttggtttcatcagaccagaaaatctcgTTTATCGTGGTCTAAGAGTATTTAGGtcgcttttggcaaactccaagcgggctgtcatgtgccttttactgaggaatggcttccgtctggccactctaccataaaggcctgattggcggagtgctgcagagatggttgtccttctggaaggttctcccatctccacagaggatctctagagctctgtcagtcagagtgaccatcgggttcttggttaccgccatgaccaaggcctttctccacgattgctcagtttaatacatttgaaaaaatgtataaaaacctgttttcattttgtcattatggggtattgtgtgtagattgctgaggattctttttttttataaggctgtaatataacaaattgtggaaaaagtcaaggggtctgaatactttacaaaggcactgtatatccagcAATAGGCCAATTTAAAGTGAATCCAATACCAGAACCAGGCTGAGGTTAATGTTAACTGTCCATTCTCTGGCGCACATTGGCTCTCATTAGTAGGGAGATGGCCTGAAAACACGTTATGTGGAATCCGTTGAATTCAATCAAAGAGTATTGATTCTAAAAAAAAACGTGCGACAGATGTCATGGGCTCCTCATTAAAGGCACTAGTTTCACAGGCATGTGTGTGGACAGCCACAGCCAGACTTTGACCCATTAACAGAGGCAGCCCTACAACAGATTAACGGAAAGCTGCAGGACTGGGACGCAGCATTAGCTGTGTGACGGACAGCTCCATGTGAGCCAGTGAAGGTGCACCGagctgtcagagagacagagagctagccCAGCTGTGACTGAACCAggctgcaggaggagagagagagcacctgtCAGTCTTCTGAGTGTGGCGATAACTggagatgaagggatggagaCGTCTGTCTGACCTAGAAAACTCAGTCTTACTCTAACTTAAGCTCATTTGTGTAGGGTTGGGTATTGCCGTCCTCCATTTTGACAAGGGGACATATAGAGTggttaatgtgatttgatgtccgATCTTTTTGTCTGTCCTCAGGCGGTGCTTCTGTTCTGAAATTACRCCCACATATCAGCCCCCCCCATCCTCTTCTCACGTTGGCTGCTATTCCAATAACGTAGACAGATAATTCTGATAGGTGCCACGTTGATACCAATTACAAGACAATCACTCTCCTGTTAGAATAGATATGAAAATGTTATTGCCAAGGAACATTTTGTTGCCAAAATGGAGACAGGATGCCAACGTCTGAATATGTACGACTgcaatcccctctctctctcccccttccatctgtttaaattataattttttctgTTTCAGTGTTCTTACGACTCTCCACCAACAAAACACAGTCTTCCCTGTAGGACAGTTATGGACCCACTAGggcctactgtactgtgctgggaGTGGGACAGTGTAAGGCTATGTGACATACCGTTTGTTCCAACTTCTGTATGGGTGTTGTTTGGGGAAAATGGTTATGTTACAGTCTAATTCTTTATAAATGCTTAAGTACTATACTTACTGTACGTACTGGAGTGGAAAAACACTTGTTTAACTTAGTT
Coding sequences within it:
- the LOC111965648 gene encoding uncharacterized protein, which gives rise to MEETYLLNYPGVKKKILAGGNGPMPHFPPGTKLVFHFQTLLDNFERTVIDDSRKAKAKVPMEIFVGKMFKMEVWETLLTSMRIGEVAEFWCDAVHTGLYPIVSKGMRLIAQGKDPLEGQRHTCGMGNMFHYNTTGWPELDELMRTPQALIFIMELIQVGDPFSYKRESWIMDKDEKMKEVPSLHLQGNALVRQGHFREAAKKYQEAVVLLRIVLSKEMPGDEDYIAVDRLITPLVLNYCQCMLELEEYYEVLEHTSDLIHKHKDCVKAYYKRAKAHAAVWNEKEAKRDFNMVANLDITLAPLVHKELRFLADRLKEKYWEEKEKFWNCLEQEEIEGKKEEDEEKEDVEGKKEKDGESTVTKVKDKEKSKDNSASSKEEVKDVKDDKQNETGWKKAIEKDGTTITVTVKDKAKVKDRTANQATMKDETANKRTESTPETQPETNQSALSVIEGMDWQQKLRHIMFLEKEGNFLLTEQKYSEATTKFKEALEYVDFIQNKEVCYKDRREDWDSLEKVRVPITLNLSQCLLELRDYQEVVALNTKLLKKHRDNFKAVYQRARAHSALCNEEEARNDFQKVERLEPRFKPIVNQEMKRLGENLRNKHIIDKKNYWEATEEKWGLEGTKAKAKARKVKKTVKFQEEKKVEGSVQKEGEAGKTVKEGGSDGVREEKPEGKGEEGSAKSAEKAAIAEKEGGSGGVEKDSGKRRESVEVERAGQAGVVNRAGDKETDMAQTNEGRDNVATERSGKDKAVKKGKCHLTAAQEVTKGSTGNKGTNESTRSRAIQSESTNRSPLATADLPNPPATEVLSEVAEERVRLDTQINRPHKGEAGESKINEGSKSEGKSSDEQPCPSEGASHTKSGVSTGNPSFKSKRKHKKKK